A region from the Corynebacterium halotolerans YIM 70093 = DSM 44683 genome encodes:
- a CDS encoding inositol monophosphatase family protein: MSDARELLAIAEAIVDDAERMFLAGVGADPSQLKQPGDFTTDVDLAIEDHLRRTLTRMTGLPVYGEESGGTLDHRAVWVVDPVDGTSNYAAGNPMCAILVSLLVDNQPVAAVTSMPMLHRRLTAFEGSPLLVNGRAASPLTESSPLIAQVGFSSVASPLDSPISSIVRQGLLSDLAETFLRPRITGSVGVDLAFAAQGIFGGAVSFSPYVWDNAAGVMLVRAAGGVVTDIEGKAWTPGATGVIAGTRAAHEEIMSTMNRILNS, translated from the coding sequence ATGTCGGATGCCAGGGAGCTGCTCGCCATCGCGGAGGCGATCGTCGACGACGCCGAGCGGATGTTCCTCGCCGGGGTCGGGGCCGACCCCTCCCAGCTCAAGCAGCCCGGCGACTTCACCACCGACGTGGATCTGGCCATCGAGGACCACCTGCGGCGCACGCTCACCCGGATGACCGGCCTGCCGGTCTACGGGGAGGAGTCCGGCGGCACCCTGGACCACCGCGCGGTGTGGGTCGTCGACCCCGTCGACGGCACCTCCAACTACGCCGCCGGCAACCCGATGTGCGCGATCCTGGTCTCCCTGCTCGTCGACAACCAGCCCGTCGCGGCGGTCACCTCGATGCCGATGCTGCACCGCCGCCTGACCGCCTTCGAGGGATCCCCACTGCTGGTCAACGGCCGGGCCGCCAGCCCGCTGACCGAATCCTCCCCGCTCATCGCCCAGGTCGGCTTCTCCTCGGTGGCCTCGCCGCTGGATTCCCCGATCTCCTCCATCGTCCGGCAGGGACTGCTGTCGGATCTGGCCGAGACCTTCCTGCGGCCGCGCATCACCGGCTCCGTCGGCGTGGACCTGGCCTTCGCCGCCCAGGGCATCTTCGGCGGGGCGGTGAGCTTCTCCCCGTACGTGTGGGACAACGCCGCCGGCGTGATGCTGGTGCGCGCCGCCGGCGGGGTGGTCACCGACATCGAGGGCAAGGCCTGGACCCCCGGGGCGACCGGGGTCATAGCGGGGACGAGGGCGGCGCACGAGGAGATCATGAGTACGATGAACAGGATCCTGAACTCCTGA
- the priA gene encoding bifunctional 1-(5-phosphoribosyl)-5-((5-phosphoribosylamino)methylideneamino)imidazole-4-carboxamide isomerase/phosphoribosylanthranilate isomerase PriA — MSFTLLPAVDVVDGQAVRLDQGEAGTEKSYGSPLEAALNWQEQGATWLHFVDLDAAFNRGSNHELMAEITGRLDINVELTGGIRDDASLERALATGATRVNIGTAALEKPEWIADVLARYGDRVAVDIAVRRIDGEWRTRGNGWVSDGGDLWEVLERLDAAGCGRFVVTDVSKDGTLAGPNIELLREVSAATDAHVVASGGISTLDDVVELSRYLDEGIDSAIIGKALYEKRFTLREALAAVGDPVTAGRPAGDR, encoded by the coding sequence ATGAGCTTCACTCTTCTTCCCGCCGTGGATGTCGTCGACGGTCAGGCCGTCCGACTGGACCAGGGCGAGGCCGGCACCGAAAAGTCCTACGGATCCCCGCTCGAGGCGGCGCTGAACTGGCAGGAGCAGGGCGCGACCTGGCTGCACTTCGTCGACCTCGACGCCGCCTTCAACCGCGGCTCCAACCACGAGCTGATGGCCGAGATCACCGGCAGGCTCGACATCAACGTCGAGCTGACCGGCGGCATCCGCGACGACGCCTCCCTCGAGCGCGCCCTGGCCACCGGCGCCACCCGCGTCAACATCGGCACCGCCGCGCTGGAGAAGCCGGAGTGGATCGCCGATGTGCTCGCCCGCTACGGCGACAGGGTCGCCGTCGACATCGCCGTGCGCCGGATCGACGGTGAGTGGCGCACCCGCGGCAACGGCTGGGTCTCCGACGGCGGAGACCTGTGGGAGGTTCTCGAGCGTCTCGACGCCGCCGGCTGCGGCCGCTTCGTGGTCACCGACGTGTCCAAGGACGGCACCCTGGCCGGGCCGAACATCGAGCTGCTGCGCGAGGTCTCCGCCGCCACCGACGCGCACGTCGTCGCCTCCGGCGGCATCTCCACCCTGGACGACGTCGTCGAACTGTCACGCTACCTCGACGAGGGCATCGACTCCGCGATCATCGGCAAGGCGCTCTACGAGAAGCGCTTCACCCTGCGTGAGGCGCTCGCGGCCGTCGGCGACCCGGTGACCGCCGGCCGGCCCGCGGGCGACCGGTAG
- the hisH gene encoding imidazole glycerol phosphate synthase subunit HisH — MAKTVALLDYGSGNLRSAYRAVERVGADVTITSDPKEVLAADGLLVPGVGAFAACMEGLERVHGPRMIGERLAGGRPVLGICVGMQILFEHGSEHGVESTGCGEWPGIVERLHSRILPHMGWNTVERGAESQLFAGLPDDERFYFVHTYGVRDWVLETDGLTTAPTVSWAEHGGDRFVAAVENGPLWATQFHPEKSGDAGAQLLENWLDTL, encoded by the coding sequence ATGGCAAAAACCGTCGCCCTGCTCGATTACGGATCCGGAAACCTGCGTTCGGCCTACCGCGCCGTCGAACGCGTCGGAGCCGACGTCACCATCACCTCCGATCCGAAGGAGGTGCTCGCCGCCGACGGCCTGCTGGTGCCCGGCGTCGGCGCCTTCGCCGCCTGCATGGAGGGACTGGAACGGGTCCACGGCCCCCGCATGATCGGGGAGCGGCTGGCCGGCGGCCGCCCGGTCCTCGGCATCTGCGTGGGCATGCAGATCCTCTTCGAGCACGGCAGCGAGCACGGCGTCGAATCCACCGGCTGCGGTGAGTGGCCCGGCATCGTCGAGCGCCTGCACTCGCGGATCCTGCCCCACATGGGGTGGAACACCGTCGAACGTGGCGCCGAGTCGCAGTTGTTCGCCGGCCTGCCCGACGACGAGCGCTTCTACTTCGTCCACACCTACGGTGTGCGCGACTGGGTGCTCGAGACCGACGGGCTGACCACCGCGCCCACCGTCTCCTGGGCCGAGCACGGCGGGGACCGCTTCGTCGCGGCCGTGGAGAACGGCCCGCTGTGGGCCACCCAGTTCCACCCCGAGAAGTCCGGCGACGCCGGTGCCCAGCTCCTGGAGAACTGGTTGGACACCCTGTGA
- a CDS encoding MFS transporter produces MTTTGLSRAEIEQLDSMWKAPGFVPTLIAVAAAFGAWSLLLPVIPLAVIEAGQSETLAGASTGVFMAATVLTQILTPKMLRTFGYNPVMVFAAFMLGVPALGHILGMDAWIVLLFSALRGVGFGALTVAESALIAELVPVRLLGKATGMLGVFIGLSQMLCLPLGLAIAERAGFDIVFVIAAVVALVAAVMCLAIPRLKAAPKADPSAYRHPEERGQPEVSTWKLVLVPALAVTSLSMSFGAVSSFLPAAVREIDPVTGAVIGGLMLSITGGSSMVFRYLAGMVADRRGLPGTTMIPAQVVGFAGMALMALVVANGWSVWLLVAAGIMFGGGFGAVQNEALLSMFYRLPRSKVSEASAVWNMAFDAGTGLGSFIFGAVAAQLAYSGAFGTGALVVVLGIAVTVADAVIGRHRIAEHGNIRARLRQVPVAGRFSLRRGRKAVGSEPVGFEELITRDTENPGWNEPGAVEPGTVEPGQNDSGRRP; encoded by the coding sequence GTGACGACGACAGGGCTTTCCCGGGCGGAGATCGAGCAGCTCGACAGCATGTGGAAGGCCCCCGGTTTCGTCCCCACACTCATCGCGGTGGCCGCTGCATTCGGCGCGTGGTCACTGCTGCTGCCCGTCATCCCGCTGGCCGTCATCGAGGCCGGCCAGTCCGAGACCCTCGCCGGCGCCTCCACCGGCGTGTTCATGGCGGCGACGGTGCTCACCCAGATCCTCACCCCGAAGATGCTGCGCACCTTCGGCTACAACCCGGTCATGGTCTTCGCCGCCTTCATGCTCGGCGTGCCGGCCCTCGGCCACATCCTCGGCATGGACGCCTGGATCGTCCTGCTGTTCTCCGCACTGCGCGGCGTCGGCTTCGGTGCCCTGACCGTCGCCGAGTCCGCGCTGATCGCCGAACTCGTCCCCGTCCGCCTGCTGGGCAAGGCCACCGGCATGCTGGGGGTGTTCATCGGCCTGTCGCAGATGCTGTGCCTGCCGCTGGGCCTGGCCATCGCGGAACGGGCCGGCTTCGACATCGTCTTCGTCATCGCCGCGGTTGTCGCCCTGGTCGCCGCCGTCATGTGCCTGGCCATCCCGCGGCTCAAGGCCGCCCCCAAGGCCGACCCCTCGGCCTACCGCCACCCGGAGGAGCGCGGACAGCCCGAGGTCTCCACCTGGAAACTCGTGCTCGTCCCAGCGCTGGCCGTGACGTCCCTGTCCATGAGCTTCGGCGCGGTCTCGTCCTTCCTGCCGGCCGCCGTACGGGAGATCGACCCCGTCACCGGCGCGGTCATCGGCGGCCTGATGCTGTCCATCACCGGCGGCTCGTCCATGGTCTTCCGCTACCTGGCCGGCATGGTCGCCGACCGCCGTGGTCTGCCCGGGACGACAATGATTCCGGCGCAGGTGGTCGGCTTCGCCGGCATGGCGCTCATGGCGCTCGTGGTGGCCAACGGCTGGTCCGTCTGGCTGCTGGTGGCCGCCGGCATCATGTTCGGCGGCGGTTTCGGCGCGGTGCAGAACGAGGCGCTGCTGTCGATGTTCTACCGCCTGCCGCGTTCGAAGGTCTCCGAGGCCTCCGCGGTGTGGAACATGGCCTTTGACGCCGGCACCGGTCTGGGTTCCTTCATCTTCGGCGCGGTGGCCGCCCAGCTGGCCTACTCCGGGGCCTTCGGCACCGGGGCGCTGGTGGTGGTGCTCGGCATCGCCGTCACCGTCGCCGACGCCGTGATCGGCCGCCACCGCATCGCCGAGCACGGCAATATCCGCGCCCGCCTGCGCCAGGTGCCCGTCGCCGGGCGGTTCTCACTGCGCCGGGGCCGTAAGGCCGTCGGCTCCGAACCGGTCGGGTTCGAGGAGCTGATCACCCGCGACACGGAGAACCCGGGCTGGAACGAGCCGGGCGCGGTGGAGCCGGGGACCGTCGAGCCGGGCCAGAACGATTCCGGCCGGCGCCCGTAG
- the hisB gene encoding imidazoleglycerol-phosphate dehydratase HisB has product MAETPAARIGRATRTTSESDITVEINLDGTGKVDIDTGLPFFDHMLTAFGVHGSFDLTVHAKGDTEIDAHHTVEDTAIVLGRALLDAVGDKAGIRRFGSRQLPMDETLVEAVVDISGRPYFVMKGEPDHLLTSVIGGHYATVINEHFFETLALNSRITLHVICHHGRDPHHITEAEYKAVARALREAVEIDARVTGVPSTKGAL; this is encoded by the coding sequence ATGGCTGAGACCCCCGCAGCCCGGATCGGCCGCGCCACGCGCACCACCTCCGAGTCCGACATCACGGTCGAGATCAACCTCGACGGCACCGGAAAAGTCGACATCGACACCGGTCTGCCGTTCTTCGACCACATGCTCACCGCCTTCGGCGTGCACGGCAGCTTCGACCTGACCGTCCACGCCAAGGGCGACACCGAGATCGACGCCCACCACACCGTCGAGGACACCGCCATCGTGCTGGGCCGGGCGCTGCTCGACGCCGTCGGCGACAAGGCCGGCATCCGCCGCTTCGGCTCCCGCCAGCTGCCGATGGACGAGACCCTCGTCGAGGCGGTCGTCGATATCTCGGGCCGGCCCTACTTCGTCATGAAGGGCGAACCCGACCACCTGCTCACCTCCGTCATCGGCGGGCACTACGCCACCGTGATCAACGAGCACTTCTTCGAGACCCTGGCGCTGAACTCGCGCATCACCCTGCACGTGATCTGCCACCACGGCCGCGATCCGCACCACATCACCGAGGCCGAGTACAAGGCCGTGGCCCGTGCGCTGCGCGAGGCCGTGGAGATCGACGCCCGCGTCACCGGAGTGCCGTCCACGAAGGGGGCGCTGTAG
- a CDS encoding histidinol-phosphate transaminase gives MPDFAENTVAADTTLDQLPLRGELRGKTAYGAPQLDVPVRLNTNENPYAPSQALIDDLVAEVATLAPELNRYPERDAVELREALAAYITQQTGVTVTRDNLWAANGSNEVLQQLLQAFGGPGRSALGFQPSYSMHPILSSGTQTEFLNCPRGADFRIDIDAALAAIAADRPDVIFVTTPNNPTGDVTPLESIRTLLDAAPGIVVVDEAYAEFSPSPSAVTLLAEYPTKLVVSRTMSKAFDFAGGRLGYFVAAPAFVEAVMLVRLPYHLSVLSQAAAIVALRHSADTLATVEKLATERGRVVARLDELGYQVVPSESNFVFFGDFTDQSAAWRAFLERDVLIRDVGVAGHLRTTVGLPDENDAFLAAAEAVKALNL, from the coding sequence ATGCCCGACTTCGCAGAGAACACCGTCGCCGCCGACACCACCCTCGACCAGCTGCCCCTGCGCGGGGAACTGCGCGGCAAGACCGCCTACGGCGCCCCGCAGCTGGACGTGCCCGTGCGGCTGAACACCAACGAAAACCCCTACGCCCCGTCGCAGGCGCTCATCGACGACCTTGTCGCGGAGGTCGCCACGCTGGCCCCGGAGCTCAACCGGTATCCCGAGCGCGACGCCGTGGAGCTGCGCGAGGCGCTGGCCGCCTACATCACGCAGCAGACCGGCGTGACCGTCACCCGTGACAACCTCTGGGCGGCCAACGGCTCCAACGAGGTCCTCCAGCAGCTGCTGCAGGCCTTCGGCGGTCCGGGGCGCAGCGCACTCGGCTTCCAGCCCAGCTACTCCATGCACCCCATCCTGTCCTCGGGCACGCAGACCGAGTTCCTCAACTGCCCGCGCGGGGCCGACTTCCGCATCGACATCGACGCCGCCCTGGCCGCCATCGCCGCCGACCGTCCCGACGTCATCTTCGTCACCACCCCGAACAACCCCACCGGTGACGTCACCCCGCTGGAGTCGATCCGCACCCTGCTCGACGCCGCGCCGGGCATCGTCGTCGTCGACGAGGCCTACGCAGAGTTCTCGCCCTCGCCGTCCGCGGTGACCCTGCTGGCCGAGTACCCGACCAAGCTGGTCGTCTCCCGGACGATGTCCAAGGCCTTCGACTTCGCCGGCGGACGCCTGGGCTACTTCGTCGCGGCCCCCGCCTTCGTCGAGGCCGTCATGCTGGTGCGCCTGCCGTACCACCTGTCGGTGCTCTCCCAGGCCGCCGCGATCGTCGCGCTGCGTCACAGCGCCGACACGCTCGCGACCGTCGAGAAGCTCGCCACCGAGCGCGGGCGCGTCGTCGCCCGCCTCGACGAGCTCGGTTACCAGGTCGTGCCGAGTGAATCCAACTTCGTGTTCTTCGGCGACTTCACCGACCAGTCCGCCGCCTGGCGGGCCTTCCTCGAGCGCGACGTGCTCATCCGCGACGTCGGTGTGGCCGGTCACCTGCGCACCACCGTCGGCCTGCCGGACGAGAACGACGCCTTCCTCGCCGCCGCCGAGGCGGTCAAGGCACTGAACCTGTAA
- the hisD gene encoding histidinol dehydrogenase, whose amino-acid sequence MLTVIDLRGRTPSTSELRRTLPRGGTDVNSVLPTVAPIVGDIRHRGVTAALEYGERFDHVRPGSMKVPAEVIDRAVEALDPTVRTALEEAITRVRKVHAGQKPDTHTTELGPGATVTEVFLPVQRVGLYVPGGKAVYPSSVIMNVVPAQAAGASSLVVASPPQADHDGWPHPTILAACGLLGVDEVWAVGGSQAVALLAYGDDEADLEPVDMITGPGNIFVTAAKRLVQGTVGIDAEAGPSEIAILADSTADPVYLAYDLISQAEHDDLAASVLITDSEELATRVDAEIDARYTVTRNADRVAGALSGRQSGIVLVDDLETGIAVTDAYAAEHLEIHTADAREVAGRIRNAGAIFVGPYSPVPLGDYAAGSNHVLPTSGTARFSAGLSTHTFLRPVNLIEYDKPALQEIGGHVIALADAEDLPAHGESIRARFETLPTQDEN is encoded by the coding sequence ATGCTCACCGTCATCGACCTGCGCGGTCGAACCCCGTCCACCAGCGAGCTGCGCCGCACCCTGCCCAGGGGCGGCACCGACGTCAACTCCGTGCTGCCCACCGTGGCGCCGATCGTCGGCGACATCCGGCATCGTGGTGTGACGGCGGCACTGGAGTACGGCGAGCGCTTCGATCACGTGCGTCCCGGATCCATGAAGGTGCCCGCCGAGGTCATCGACCGCGCGGTGGAGGCCCTCGACCCGACGGTGCGCACCGCGCTCGAGGAGGCCATCACCCGGGTACGCAAGGTCCACGCCGGGCAGAAGCCCGACACCCACACCACGGAGCTCGGCCCCGGCGCCACCGTCACCGAGGTCTTCCTGCCGGTCCAGCGCGTCGGCCTGTACGTGCCCGGCGGCAAGGCGGTCTACCCCTCCTCGGTGATCATGAACGTGGTGCCCGCCCAGGCGGCCGGCGCATCCTCGCTGGTCGTGGCCTCCCCGCCACAGGCCGACCACGACGGCTGGCCGCACCCGACGATCCTGGCCGCCTGCGGGCTGCTGGGCGTCGACGAGGTGTGGGCCGTCGGCGGCTCCCAGGCCGTCGCGCTGCTGGCCTACGGCGACGACGAGGCGGATCTGGAGCCGGTCGACATGATCACCGGCCCGGGCAACATCTTCGTCACCGCCGCCAAGCGCCTGGTGCAGGGCACCGTCGGCATCGACGCCGAGGCCGGCCCCTCCGAGATCGCCATCCTCGCCGATTCCACCGCCGACCCCGTCTACCTCGCCTACGACCTGATCAGCCAGGCCGAGCACGACGACCTGGCCGCCAGTGTGCTCATCACCGACTCCGAGGAGCTGGCGACCCGCGTCGACGCCGAGATCGACGCCCGCTACACCGTCACCCGCAACGCCGACCGCGTCGCCGGCGCCCTGTCCGGTAGACAGTCCGGCATCGTGCTCGTCGACGACCTGGAGACCGGCATCGCCGTGACGGACGCCTACGCCGCCGAGCACCTGGAGATCCACACCGCCGACGCGCGTGAGGTCGCCGGGCGCATCCGCAACGCCGGCGCCATCTTCGTCGGCCCGTACTCGCCGGTGCCGCTGGGCGACTACGCCGCCGGCTCCAACCACGTCCTGCCGACCTCCGGCACGGCGCGGTTCTCCGCCGGACTGTCCACCCACACCTTCCTGCGGCCCGTCAATCTCATCGAGTACGACAAGCCCGCCCTGCAGGAGATCGGCGGGCACGTCATCGCCCTGGCCGACGCCGAGGACCTGCCCGCCCACGGCGAGTCCATCCGCGCCCGCTTCGAGACCCTCCCGACCCAGGACGAGAACTGA
- a CDS encoding YbjN domain-containing protein, with the protein MSRRSSGESGEQYNRPVPVTLTRVYVAAESYGFHSYIGADRLVFPWRDHLVTVYVDDRNPQALVFDTDLRIMLEMGDIGELAPLVNTWNRERLGPTLSLRVGDAGEITVHARSSILIGTGVSDEQLAESVRGAMETSLLAVTHLAVTFPELALPDSDDPADDLELHRNEQDSAAIDGPLPRERHHRAFDDDATVEELLAALPGEDWDDTDNPDSAEGGSPPGSSWRQEENPDQPGLFPPPEETPPLFHLDDVDASRFAGRARRRAHGIEEFDLFGEPVSPREGEDDAGEDADTGRYDEVYLDGEPDTDYVFFPEPDEEHLPMMNRHHDGSDHSNPQLPGPVTIDRIRGMLMELGVEKTQGGDEVIVAWINEVLFGFFVDNGPSYLVKGHWDPNLDPETDFLRMFLLCNDWNEASISTKAFCHEDADGLQVRVEFTTPVGEGLNDAQLEHNTAVAINQVLHAIDSISTDATGESAVHWP; encoded by the coding sequence GTGAGCAGGCGATCATCAGGCGAGTCCGGTGAGCAGTACAACCGGCCGGTCCCGGTGACCCTGACGAGGGTGTACGTGGCGGCCGAGAGCTACGGCTTCCACAGTTACATCGGAGCCGACCGGCTCGTGTTCCCGTGGCGGGACCATCTGGTCACGGTCTACGTGGACGACCGCAACCCGCAGGCGCTGGTCTTCGACACGGATCTGCGGATCATGCTCGAGATGGGCGACATCGGTGAACTGGCGCCGCTGGTCAACACGTGGAACCGGGAGCGGCTGGGGCCCACCCTGTCGCTGCGGGTCGGCGATGCCGGGGAGATCACCGTCCACGCGCGTTCCAGCATCCTCATCGGCACCGGCGTCAGCGACGAGCAGCTGGCCGAGAGCGTCCGTGGTGCGATGGAGACCTCGCTGCTGGCGGTCACCCACCTGGCGGTGACCTTCCCGGAGCTGGCACTGCCGGATTCCGACGACCCCGCCGACGACCTGGAGCTCCACCGCAACGAGCAGGACAGCGCCGCCATCGACGGTCCCCTCCCACGGGAGCGGCACCACCGGGCCTTCGACGACGACGCGACGGTCGAGGAGCTGCTGGCCGCCCTGCCCGGTGAGGACTGGGACGACACGGACAATCCGGACAGCGCTGAGGGCGGATCGCCGCCCGGTTCCTCCTGGCGGCAGGAGGAGAACCCCGATCAACCGGGGCTGTTCCCGCCCCCGGAGGAGACTCCCCCGCTGTTCCATCTCGACGACGTCGACGCCTCCCGGTTCGCCGGCCGCGCCCGCCGCCGGGCTCACGGCATCGAGGAATTCGACCTGTTCGGCGAGCCCGTCAGTCCCCGTGAGGGCGAGGACGACGCCGGGGAGGACGCGGACACCGGCCGCTACGACGAGGTCTACCTCGACGGGGAGCCGGACACCGACTACGTCTTCTTCCCCGAGCCCGATGAGGAGCACCTCCCGATGATGAACAGGCACCACGACGGCTCTGACCATTCCAACCCGCAGCTGCCCGGGCCGGTGACCATCGACCGCATCCGCGGCATGCTGATGGAGCTGGGCGTCGAGAAGACCCAGGGCGGCGACGAGGTGATCGTCGCGTGGATCAATGAGGTGCTCTTCGGGTTCTTCGTCGACAACGGCCCCAGCTACCTGGTCAAGGGGCACTGGGACCCGAACCTGGATCCGGAGACGGATTTCCTCCGGATGTTCCTGCTGTGCAACGACTGGAACGAGGCGTCGATCAGCACGAAGGCGTTCTGCCACGAGGACGCCGACGGCCTGCAGGTGCGCGTGGAGTTCACCACCCCCGTCGGCGAGGGACTCAACGACGCCCAGCTGGAGCACAATACGGCGGTGGCCATCAACCAGGTCCTCCACGCCATCGACTCGATCAGCACGGACGCCACCGGCGAGTCCGCCGTCCACTGGCCCTGA
- the nadC gene encoding carboxylating nicotinate-nucleotide diphosphorylase: MTSDAQHRRSFPTAEVDREDVNRLVAAALQEDLAYGPDVTTQATVPSGHRSTARIVSRRPGTVAGVFIVERVLAQVATAGFSVEEVAADGTRIGAGEVVARIDAETRDLLTAERTLLNLVTHLSGIATATAAWVDAVEGTGVRIRDSRKTLPGLRMLQKYAVRVGGGVNHRLGLGDRALIKDNHVIAAGGVVAAFRAVREAFPDKWCEVEVDTLEQFEALLPEKPDEIMLDNFEPWAVQTAVQRRNKVAPEVLLEASGGLTLDVAADYARCGVDFLAVGSLTHSAPALDLGLDFD, from the coding sequence ATGACGTCTGATGCACAGCACCGCCGTTCCTTCCCGACCGCGGAGGTCGACCGGGAGGACGTCAACCGTCTGGTCGCCGCCGCGCTCCAGGAGGATCTCGCCTACGGCCCCGACGTGACCACCCAGGCGACCGTGCCGTCCGGACACCGCTCCACCGCCCGGATCGTCTCCCGCCGGCCCGGCACCGTCGCCGGTGTCTTCATCGTGGAGCGGGTGCTCGCGCAGGTCGCCACCGCCGGCTTCAGCGTCGAGGAGGTCGCCGCCGACGGCACGCGCATCGGGGCCGGGGAGGTGGTGGCCCGCATCGACGCGGAGACCCGTGACCTGCTCACCGCCGAGCGCACCCTGCTCAACCTGGTGACCCATCTGTCCGGCATCGCGACGGCCACCGCCGCCTGGGTCGACGCCGTCGAGGGGACCGGCGTGCGGATCCGGGACTCCCGCAAGACGCTCCCGGGTCTGCGGATGCTCCAGAAGTACGCGGTGCGCGTAGGTGGGGGAGTCAACCACCGCCTCGGGCTCGGCGACCGGGCGCTGATCAAGGACAACCACGTCATCGCCGCCGGCGGGGTCGTGGCGGCCTTCCGCGCGGTCCGCGAGGCCTTCCCGGACAAGTGGTGCGAGGTCGAGGTCGACACCCTCGAGCAGTTCGAGGCGCTCCTGCCGGAGAAGCCGGACGAGATCATGCTCGACAACTTCGAGCCCTGGGCCGTCCAGACCGCCGTCCAGCGCCGCAACAAGGTCGCCCCCGAGGTCCTCCTCGAGGCATCCGGGGGACTCACCCTCGACGTGGCCGCCGACTATGCGCGTTGCGGGGTGGATTTCCTGGCCGTCGGCTCGCTGACGCACTCCGCGCCCGCCCTGGACCTGGGGCTCGACTTCGACTGA
- a CDS encoding TetR family transcriptional regulator, which yields MQLSRDSIIAAALEILDSFGLADMTMRRVASQLGVAPGALYWHVANKQELIAAIAERIITPTLPPDPGLDTPAGLCTRLREALLSRRDGAELVGAALSQPDSATRADVEKQLALTLTPYRLDADDERVGAATLLHLVLGSTTLEQARRQLAEATAAGDGQPPETTSTTETADADFRRGIELCLAGLAGVGEAR from the coding sequence GTGCAGTTGTCCCGGGATTCGATCATCGCCGCGGCCCTGGAGATTCTCGACTCCTTTGGCCTGGCAGACATGACCATGCGCCGGGTGGCCTCCCAGCTGGGGGTCGCCCCGGGCGCACTCTACTGGCACGTCGCCAACAAGCAGGAACTCATCGCCGCGATCGCCGAGCGGATCATCACCCCCACCCTCCCCCCTGATCCGGGTCTGGACACCCCGGCGGGCCTCTGCACCCGGCTCCGGGAGGCGCTGCTGTCCCGCCGGGACGGCGCCGAGCTCGTGGGCGCGGCCCTATCACAGCCGGACTCGGCGACACGCGCGGACGTCGAGAAGCAGCTCGCGCTCACCCTGACCCCCTACCGCCTGGACGCCGACGACGAACGCGTCGGGGCGGCGACCCTGCTGCACCTGGTGCTCGGATCCACGACCCTGGAGCAGGCCCGGAGGCAGCTCGCCGAGGCCACCGCGGCGGGGGACGGACAGCCCCCGGAAACGACATCGACCACGGAGACGGCGGACGCGGATTTCCGGCGCGGCATCGAGCTGTGCCTGGCAGGACTGGCGGGCGTCGGCGAAGCCCGGTAA